The sequence TACTGTTTTTCCAACCGTTTCGTTTCCAATTATGAATCCATCCTTGCCCAAAGCAATTCACGATATACGCAGAATCACTATGTACTTTCACTTTACAAGGGGATTTTAATTGCTTAATAGACTCAATTACTGCAACCATTTCCATACGATTATTCGTTGTATCTGGCTCTCCACCTGAAATCTCTTTACGGTGTTCTCCATATAATAAAATAGCACCCCAACCACCAGGGCCAGGATTGCCAGAACATGCTCCATCTGTATATATTGTAACTTCTTTCATGTTATAACCCTCCGTTTCTAATTGGGTTATCATATAACTAATTCGACCATATCATATATCCCCAAAAATGTGAAGTTAAGTGAATCCTATCACATTATACCTTAAAAAGTAAAATGGTTCATTAACTGATCCTCGTACCTCTTAAGGTATAAAGTGAAAGCCAAATCATAAGCATACTTAATTCATGAACATACTGCGTCAAATTGATGAGATTCCTTATGTTGAATATCATACATCGTGATATTCTTTTCCTTCACTTTTTTTTGTACAAAACGTTCCTTTAATTCAATTACCATTTTCTTTCCAACTTCATTTTCTGTGTAGCTCGGATCTTCCGTTAAAATATACTGACCTTGTTTGTTCTTTATGGATCCTATAATAACTCCAACAACCTCACTATCATCTTCTGCAACAACAACTAGTTCACTGTCATAAGACAGTTGTTTAGAAAAAACCTTAATTGTTTTTTTGTAACATGTATCCGACAATACTTCCTTTAATAAGTTTGTAACCTTCTCACAATCAGATAGTTGAAAAGAACGTAAATTCATATTAAATGACTCCCCTTCATTTTTCATTCATTACATAAAGAATATCATTTATTAATGTGAATCTTATTAACAGTGGTTTAAAGAATATTATTTCGAATAAAACAATCTCTGTATATTTATTATATATAAATTTTCGACAAAATTCGTTAAATTCCTGCAAAATTATTAATATTTTTAAAGTTATCTCTTGTTTTCTCTTGAAAGCGCTTTATTTTAAGCGTTTTCATAATTATGCAGAATAATCTATTTTGTAGGAGTAAATATTAATGCTGAGGTGATGAAATGTATTTTAATGAAAGAAATTTACAACATCTACAAGACGTTCAACTATCTGATTGGAAAATTGATGAGTTAGAGTTGCATCATCAAACAATGTGTGATTTATCCCCTTGGTTAAATGCTGAAGGTGTTTCATATCATCATAAAATTATAGATGAAATCAAAAAAAGAGGAGGAGATACAGGGGACACTAATTTTACTGATTAACGAAACTTCCTACTTTTCATAAATATTGAATATGCTCATTGAGTAAGAAAGACAGACTTTTTAAACATAAATGTTGATTTATTATCAAAAATAGGTGATAATATTGTTTGAATACATATAATGGGAGGTTTTTTAATATGGCACATCAATTACCAGAATTACCATATGCAAATAATGCGCTTGAACCACACATTGACGAGCAAACGATGATGATCCATCATGATCGC comes from Chengkuizengella sediminis and encodes:
- the rnhA gene encoding ribonuclease HI, with product MKEVTIYTDGACSGNPGPGGWGAILLYGEHRKEISGGEPDTTNNRMEMVAVIESIKQLKSPCKVKVHSDSAYIVNCFGQGWIHNWKRNGWKNSKKQPVENQDLWKALDDLMKIHDVEYIKVKGHSDNELNNRCDFLAVEAAKVQALR
- a CDS encoding GNAT family N-acetyltransferase, which translates into the protein MNLRSFQLSDCEKVTNLLKEVLSDTCYKKTIKVFSKQLSYDSELVVVAEDDSEVVGVIIGSIKNKQGQYILTEDPSYTENEVGKKMVIELKERFVQKKVKEKNITMYDIQHKESHQFDAVCS